The Planktothrix agardhii NIES-204 genomic interval ACCGCTACAAATTGATAAAGTGCTGCAAGCCTAACCCACATATCCCAATCGGCTACTGAGTTAATGGAACTGTCAAATCCTCCAACTTGATTTAACGCTTGTTTACGAATTAACGGGTTAGAACCATTTTCTAAAAAATTATTTACTAATAAATGTTGATAAACATCGCCATTCATTGTAATATGTCTGCCAGAATGCAAAAATTGGCTTGACTGATCGATATAGTCTGTCCAACTATAGGCAACAGCAGCTTCTGGATGTTCTTCTAATGCTTGAAACTGCGCTTCTAATTTATCAGAAGTCCATAAGTCATCAGCATCTAGAAAAGTAATATATTCACCTTGAGCATGATGAATACCTCGATTTCGGCTAAGAGATAACCCTCCATTATCGTAAGAAAATATTCTAATTCGTGAATCTTCTATTTCCCTAATTATCTTAACTGTTGAGTCTTGAGATCCATCATCAATAATAATTAATTCCCAGTCTTTAAAAGTTTGATTTAAAACTGAATTAATTGTTTGTTGAATTGTTTTTGCCCCAT includes:
- a CDS encoding putative glycosyl transferase, producing MVLISVVIPVYNGAKTIQQTINSVLNQTFKDWELIIIDDGSQDSTVKIIREIEDSRIRIFSYDNGGLSLSRNRGIHHAQGEYITFLDADDLWTSDKLEAQFQALEEHPEAAVAYSWTDYIDQSSQFLHSGRHITMNGDVYQHLLVNNFLENGSNPLIRKQALNQVGGFDSSINSVADWDMWVRLAALYQFVAVPLPQILYRVSTHSMSSQIKNQERECLKVIEKAFEQAPESLQSLKRKTLAQLYKYLMWKIFQQQPNPKQCLILMEYLINYSTHEPEWKKEIKFIFIMFIKSLTTLILPSRFSQKILKKD